The genome window AAGATACCGTTAAAGAAGCCCAAAGTACCATCTACAAGGAACTTGACAAACAAAAAACAGAAGGCCTCTTCTACCGAACCGATATCGGAAGCAAGGCTATTAAGTAAAGATATAAGAATAACGTGACGAAGTCGCCAAATACGATAATGGTTGCATAACTTGCGAGCGTTAGCAAGCTAATATAGAGCAATCACCGCCGTTGTGAAAGAACGATTGGCTTATAAGCCAATCGTTCAGGGAAATCGGAAGATCTTGGGCTTCCGATTTAGGCATGAGACACCTTTGGTGGCTGCTGCCGTCCCTCACAACTTAAGGTGATTGAAAAAAGAAAGGAAGAAAAGGAATATTATGACTAAACCAGTAATTTCCATTATCATGGGCTCAAAATCCGACTGGGCAACTATGCAAAAAACAGCAGAAGTTCTAGACCGCTTCGGTGTAGCTTACGAAAAGAAAGTTGTCTCTGCCCACCGTACTCCAGACCTCATGTTCAGACATGCGGAGGAGGCTCGTAGCCGTGGTATCAAGGTCATCATTGCAGGTGCTGGTGGCGCAGCCCATTTGCCAGGAATGGTTGCTGCTAAAACAACCCTTCCAGTCATTGGTGTGCCCGTCAAATCACGTGCCCTTAGTGGCGTCGACTCGCTCTACTCTATCGTACAGATGCCGGGTGGCGTGCCTGTTGCAACCATGGCTATCGGTGAAGCAGGAGCGACAAACGCAGCCCTCTTCGCTCTTCGTCTCCTGTCAGTAGAGGATCAGGCTATCGCGACAGCTTTGGCAGATTTCGCAGAAGAGCAAGGAAAAATCGCAGAGGAGTCTACAAATGAGCTCATCTAAAACAATCGGAATTATCGGTGGTGGTCAGCTGGGGCAGATGATGGCCATTTCTGCTATCTACATGGGGCACAAGGTTATCTCGCTGGATCCTGCGGCGGATTGCCCAGCCTCTCGCGTATCGGAAATTATCGTGGCTCCTTATAATGATGTGGATGCCCTCCGTCAGTTGGCGGAACGTTGCGATGTCCTCACCTATGAGTTTGAAAATGTTGATGCTGATGGTTTGGATGCCGTTATCAAGGATGGACAACTCCCTCAAGGAACGGACCTTCTTCGCATCTCCCAAAATCGTATTTTTGAAAAGGACTTTCTCTCAAATAAGGCTCAAGTCACTGTGGCACCATACAAGGTCGTGACTTCTAGTCAAGATTTGGCAGATATGGACCTGTCGAAAAACTATGTCCTCAAAACGGCGACTGGTGGCTACGATGGGCATGGACAAAAGGTCATTCGTGCAGAAGCAGACTTGGAAGAAGCCTATGCACTAGCGGATTCAGCAGATTGCGTTTTGGAAGAATTTGTCGACTTTGACCTTGAGATTTCCGTTATCGTGTCAGGAAATGGCAAGGATGTGACAGTCTTCCCAGTTCAGGAAAATATCCACCGTAATAACATTCTTTCAAAAACGATTGTGCCTGCTCGCATCTCAGAAAGTCTAGCTGAAAAAGCCAAAGCTATGGCAGTGCGAATCGCAGAACAACTGAACCTGTCTGGAACCCTTTGTGTGGAAATGTTTGCGACGGCCGATGATATCATCGTCAATGAGATTGCCCCACGTCCACACAACTCTGGGCACTACTCGATTGAAGCCTGTGACTTCTCGCAGTTTGATACGCATATTTTGGGTATTCTCGGAGCACCATTGCCAGCTATCAAACTGCATGCCCCAGCCGTCATGCTCAATGTTCTCGGCCAGCATGTCAAGGCTGCTGAAACATATGTCACAGAAAATCCAAGCGCCCACTTCCACATGTATGGTAAAATAGAAGCGAAGCACAACCGCAAAATGGGACATGTGACTTTGTTTAGTGATGAGCCGGATGAAGTAGAGGAATTATAGAAAGAGGTAAAACTTGTCTACAGATAGTGTTGAGAAAATTTTTAAATGTGAATATTTTGATGTGTTTGAATATGTTAATGATAAAAAAGTGCCATTTGATCTTGAAAAATGGATAAAAGGTATTGATGTTTCAAAGTATTCGCAGAATGCTGTCGAATATTTGGATGATTATATAAGAGTTGAAAATATTAGTTATAAAAAAAGTTTTGATTTGTGGTTTTTTCAATTTTTACGAATCAGAGATAAAGATGTCCCATTATTGTGTAAAAGAGAGTCAGAAGCAGAAGAGTTATCTTTAAACGATGATGAATATGTAGCCGAACCGATGGTATGTTTATATGATCCTAGAAAGAATATATTAATGATTCAAAAGAATTCGCATAGTGTTAGTGCGGTTGGAATTGAAAAATATTTTCATAAGACTTTTACGGATAGTAAAATTAGGCTGGATAGAAAAATAGATTTCAAAGCTTTTAAAAAAGTTAAAGAAGCACAACAAGTTTCAAAAATTCGTTTTAGAATGAGTGAGGTTGATGTTTTACAACGATTGGACATTTTCTCAACATTGAAATCAAAACTAGGAAAAGCAATAGATTCAATGAGAGATATAGGAATTCCTTATTATGATATTACTTTATCAGTAGGACGGTATAAAACAAAGGAATTAAATACGGATGAGAAAAACAATCTATTAGATGATATTTTGTTATTGAATGATAAATATAAGGATCATGTAGAGAGAGCTGATTTTACAGTAAGAAATGAGGGAGTTTCTGAATTCGTGAGTCTATTTGGTAATGTTATACAGGATGAAATTACAATTAAACAAGAAAGAAAATTACCGATAAAATACGATGACGTGAAACATAAGATGGGAGATGTCTATGAGAAGAGAAAATCGGAATTCTGATTTCTTTATAAAAATATTTCCATTCTTGATATCAGCTGTGGTTGCAATCATAGATTGTAAAATAAATTTTATTTGTGCTAGTTCTAAAGGGATAGATACATTATTTTCCAATTTAATAAATGTATTTGCAATCATAGTGGGCGTTTTGATAGCACTTTTTGGTGTTTTGCCCTCTATACATAGTTCATTAATTATGGAGAGAATTCGTGAATATGACGCTGAGAGTGATTTATTTTATTTTTGTAAGGAAACATTACTTTTGAATTTCTTGTCTTTGTGTTTCACAATACTTCTTGGATTCATACAGTCAAACTTTGACTTAAACAATTATAATTATATTTTTAGTATTTGGTTATTTATAGTATGTTCAACTCTAATATCATCGTTTAAAACAATATTAATTTTATTAAAGATTTCTTTCTGGTCATCTAAAAAAAAGCAAGAAATTGAAAAATTGGATGAATCTGAGTCTCAAAAACTTAAAAATAAATATGTAGATAAGGAGAAACTATGATCAACCGTTACTCTCGCCCTGAAATGGCGAACATTTGGAGTGAAGAAAATAAATACCGTGCTTGGCTTGAGGTGGAAATCTTGGCTGACGAGGCATGGGCTGAGTTGGGGGAAATCCCTAAGGAAGATGTGGCTTTGATTCGCGAGAAGGCGAACTTTGACATCGACCGTATTTTGGAGATTGAGCAAGAGACTCGTCACGATGTGGTGGCTTTCACGCGTGCGGTTTCTGAGACGCTTGGTGAGGAGCGTAAGTGGGTTCACTATGGCTTGACTTCTACTGACGTGGTCGATACTGCCTATGGTTACCTCTACAAGCAAGCCAACGACATCATCCGTCGTGACCTTGAAAACTTCACCAACATCATCGCTGATAAGGCTAAGGAGCACAAGTTCACCATCATGATGGGCCGTACCCACGGTGTGCACGCGGAACCAACGACTTTCGGTCTCAAGCTTGCGACTTGGTACAGTGAAATGAAGCGGAACATCGAGCGTTTCGAGCATGCGGCTGCTGGTGTGGAAGCTGGTAAGATCTCTGGTGCGGTTGGGAACTTTGCCAACATCCCACCATTTGTAGAGCAATACGTCTGCGACAAGTTGGGTATCCGTGCCCAAGAAATCTCTACACAAGTGCTTCCTCGTGACCTCCACGCTGAGTACTTTGCAGTTCTTGCTAGCATCGCAACTTCTATCGAGCGTATGGCAACGGAAATCCGTGGTCTGCAAAAATCTGAGCAACGCGAAGTAGAAGAATTCTTTGCCAAGGGGCAAAAAGGTTCATCTGCTATGCCTCACAAACGCAATCCTATCGGTTCTGAAAACATGACAGGTCTTGCGCGTGTTATCCGTGGTCACATGATTACAGCTTATGAAAACGTAGCTCTCTGGCACGAACGCGACATTTCCCACTCATCAGCTGAGCGCATCATCACACCAGATACGACTATTTTGATCGACTACATGCTCAACCGTTTTGGAAATATCGTCAAGAACTTGACCGTCTTCCCAGAAAACATGATCCGCAACATGAACTCGACTTTTGGTCTTATCTTTAGCCAACGTGCCATGTTGACCCTGATTGAGAAAGGCATGACACGTGAGCAAGCTTACGACCTTGTTCAACCGAAAACAGCCTACTCTTGGGACAACCAAGTAGACTTCAAACCGCTCCTCGAAGCTGATCCAGAAGTAACATCACGCCTCACACAAGAAGAAATCGATGAAATCTTCAACCCAGTTTACTACACCAAGTGCGTGGATGAAATCTTCAAGCGCGTGGGCTTAGATTAAATATAAAAACAGGCCTGGGCAAAAAGTCCAGGCTTTTGAAAATAAATTAGAAAAAATAGATGACGCAGTGGTTGATTGGCATCTTCCTTCGCTTTTTAAGCTCCAAGCGGGGGTGGGAAGACGAACTTTTTTAACTTGTTTGAAGTTCTTTCCCGCTCCCGTTTTCTTTATCTTAAATTTGACTTGCCAGTTGTCCGACTTTCTTGAGCATTTCTTGGCGTTCTTGGTCTGTTTTGCGTTCTACACTGTTGAGGACGGTCAGTTTGACTGGAGTAATTCCACACGGTTTCAGGACTTGATTTTTCAGTACCTTGCCGTAGTCTTGGACAAAAGGCAAGGCAAAAGCAGGTGTGTTGTGGCTGGTGATAATCCAGCCGGACTTGCCTTGCAGGTGGCCTTGGAGGCCAACTTTTTTATAAGAGTAAGCAAAGTCAGCCGCAAAGACGCGGTCGATAAAGCCTTTGAGAATGGCCGGCATACCACTCCACCAGATAGGGAAAATGAAAATCAGCTGGTCTGCCCAAGTAATCAAATCCCTGTATTTTGCCATTTCAGGGTCTTTGTGCAGGTCACGGCGTCTATGTTCTTGGTCAAAGCGCAAAATCGGATCAAAATTTTCAGCATACAAGTCCAAAGTTTTCACCTCGTGCTTTTTAGAAAGATTGCTTTGAACTTCTTTGAGAATAGCAGCATTGAAGCCAGTTGGGCTGGGGTGGGTGTAAATAATCAAGGTTTTCATGATTGTTCTCCTTTGATATAAATATCAAGCATATGCTCAATCGTGCTTTGGATGGCTTGAAGATCAAGGTCTTGTCCGATAGGACTGTTGGTCAGAACGGCTAGGCCTGTGATAAAGCTCCAAAAGTGAAAAAGGCTTTCTGCTTCGCTATTGCTAAAATTTTCCTCCTTGCGAAGCTTTAAAACGAGCTCCTTAAATTTATCAAATCCAGGCAAGTCAGACTCCAAGAGAATAGTGTCCTGCGTCACCTTCATATATTTAAAAGGAAATTTGATAAAGAGAGCTTCAAAAAAATGAGGGTAGGTCTTGGCAAAAATAATGAAATTAAGTCCAAGCTGGATCAGCTGATCGCGCGCAGAACCAGTCGCATCAATATTTTCATTGATTTCCTGATTGAGAAAAAGCGAAAGCTGAGTCAAAACGACTTTGAGATAGCCTTCCTTGCTCTCAAAATGGCGGTAAGGGCTGCCGTGAGTCACACCGCAGACCTTGGCAACAGTCCTGAGCGAAAGTTGTTCAATTCCATGTTTTCCGATTTCGTCAATCCCTGTTTGGATAAGCTGTTCTTTCAGTTGGGCAGTATTGCGTTTCATGTATCTCCTCCAAAAGTATACGCTGTCTACTTATCTATCTTTAGTATACGCTGTCTACTTTTTCTTGTCAACTAATTTGATGTTTTCTTCTAGTCTAAGATGTGGCAGAATTTGCTTTGGGCAAGATAAAATGTTAAAATGATGCCAAAAATGACAACGCTTTCTTTTTAGGGTGAATAGCTCAATTTGAAAGAAGCGCCGAGAAAAGGAGGACACCTATGAAGAAAATTATCAACGATCCAACAGCAGTTGTGAACGAGATGCTGGACGGCTTGGCCTATATTCACAGCATCGGGTCGAGGGATTTGATATAATCGCTCGCAAGAGTGAGAAGACGGGCAAGGTTGACCTGATTTCTGGCGGCCATGAGCCCTTCCCACGCTGGCTTTGTCAGCGAGGGCATGCTGTCGGCTGCTATTTGCGGAGCGGTCTTTATTTCACCAACATCATCGCTGATAAGGCTAAGGAGCACAAGTTCACCATCATGATGGGTCGTACCCACGGGATGCATGCGGAGCCGACGACCTTTGGTCTTAAATTGGCGACTTGGTATAACCAAAAACAGCCCACTCATGGGATAACCAAGTAGACTTCAAGCCACTTCTGGAAGCAGATCCAGAAGTAACATCACGCCTCACTCAAGAAGAAATCGATGAAATCTTCAACCCTGCATACTACACCAAACGAGTGGATAATATCTTTGAACGTATCGGACTTGGTGACTAATCATAAAACAAAAAAGCGAGATTCGATCTCGCTTTTTCATATTCTCTTAGAAGAATCTTAGTCTTCTTTTCTCTTAGTCAGTCCGTAGGCTGCTAGAGTCGCCATGAGTCCTGCTGCGATCAAGCCTGCAGAGTCTTGACTTCCTGTTGCAGGGAGTTGTTTTTCATCTGCTTTGACAGTAGTTGGTGCAGTTTGCTCAGCTTTCTCAACGGCAGTTCCGACTTCAACGACTTGAGTGACCGCTTCCTGTGTTACCACGCTATTGACAAGTGTTCTTTCTTCTTTGCCGTCAGCAGTAGTACTTACAGAGTAGAAGGCAGTACGGTGGCCGTTAGCACCTTTAGTAACAACTTGCGTCTGTCCTTTTGGCAATTGAGGATTTTCACGTGTCACAGTAGTGAATGGAATTTCTTCCTCTTGAATGTCCAGTCTCGGTTTTGTTTCTGCGGCTGGAGCAAGACCGTGTTCATCCCCTACATGGGTTACAAGGGTTCCGACTTCAATAACTTGGGTTACTGCTTCTTGGGTCACAAGGCTATCTACAAGAGTTTTCACTTCCTTACCGTCAGCACTAGTGCTCACAGAGTAGTAATGACTGCGACGACCGTTAGCGCCTTTAGTAACAACTTGAGTCTTCCCTTTGAGTAAGAGTGGATTTTCACGTGTCACAGTAGTGAACGGAATCTCTTCCTCTTGGATATCTAGTCTCGGTTTCGCTTCGGCAGCTGGAGCAAGGCCGCTTTCATCCCCTTTGTGAGTAATAGGGGCACCGACTTCAACCACTTGGGTCACAGGTTCTTTGGTTACTTGGCTATCTAGAATGGTTTCTGTTTGTTTACCATTTTCAGTAAGGACAGAGATGTAATGAGTGCGTTCGCCATTTACACCTGGTGTTACAATCTTTTCTTGCTTAGCTGGGAGGTTCGGATTTTCTTTTTTAACGATTTCAAACGGAATAGCCTCTGTTTTTATGATGAGCTCTGGTTTGTTTTCGACAGCAGCAGCTAGTTCGTTTTCATCGAGGCTTCCTGAGTGTGTTGCAGCTAGTTTGAGGCCTAGGCGGGCTGCTTTGAGTTTGGCTACGAGAGCGTCTAACTCGGCTTGTTTGCTACGGTTGAGGTTGTAGTTGAGAGCCTCTTTAGCTGTATTTAGGGCATCGAGACTTTCTTTGCTGTATCCCTCCAAGTTAGTAGGGATTTGAGCAAGCTCTTCACGGAGAGCATTGTAGTCAGCGCGGAAGTAGTCTTTGTTGTGATCTGCGAAGGCAGTCATAAGTTCAAAGATTTCTTCTTCCTTGTACTCGGCACTTGGTTTGTCTGCCCAGATAGCAAGCATGCTTCCGACTGTCGGAAGGTCTACTTCTGGATACTTGGTAGAAGCAAGCTGGTTAAATGGCACTTTACCAGAGTTTTCAATCGCCTTTGATAGTGGGTAGGCTTCGTCTGGTTTGTGATTACCTAAAACATAGTACCAATCTCCGTTAGTGTTAAGGAATTTATAACCTTTGCTTGCTAGATATTGAGGAGATGCAAGGTTATAGCCCCACCATCCTTTAGACCAGTAAGAGATGATGACATCCTTGTCAAACTCAACATCGTCCTTGTCCTCGTAGTAGAAACCATCGTTGA of Streptococcus oralis contains these proteins:
- a CDS encoding NAD(P)H-dependent oxidoreductase is translated as MKTLIIYTHPSPTGFNAAILKEVQSNLSKKHEVKTLDLYAENFDPILRFDQEHRRRDLHKDPEMAKYRDLITWADQLIFIFPIWWSGMPAILKGFIDRVFAADFAYSYKKVGLQGHLQGKSGWIITSHNTPAFALPFVQDYGKVLKNQVLKPCGITPVKLTVLNSVERKTDQERQEMLKKVGQLASQI
- a CDS encoding phosphoribosylaminoimidazole carboxylase; this encodes MKERLAYKPIVQGNRKILGFRFRHETPLVAAAVPHNLR
- the purE gene encoding 5-(carboxyamino)imidazole ribonucleotide mutase; translation: MTKPVISIIMGSKSDWATMQKTAEVLDRFGVAYEKKVVSAHRTPDLMFRHAEEARSRGIKVIIAGAGGAAHLPGMVAAKTTLPVIGVPVKSRALSGVDSLYSIVQMPGGVPVATMAIGEAGATNAALFALRLLSVEDQAIATALADFAEEQGKIAEESTNELI
- the purK gene encoding 5-(carboxyamino)imidazole ribonucleotide synthase, with protein sequence MSSSKTIGIIGGGQLGQMMAISAIYMGHKVISLDPAADCPASRVSEIIVAPYNDVDALRQLAERCDVLTYEFENVDADGLDAVIKDGQLPQGTDLLRISQNRIFEKDFLSNKAQVTVAPYKVVTSSQDLADMDLSKNYVLKTATGGYDGHGQKVIRAEADLEEAYALADSADCVLEEFVDFDLEISVIVSGNGKDVTVFPVQENIHRNNILSKTIVPARISESLAEKAKAMAVRIAEQLNLSGTLCVEMFATADDIIVNEIAPRPHNSGHYSIEACDFSQFDTHILGILGAPLPAIKLHAPAVMLNVLGQHVKAAETYVTENPSAHFHMYGKIEAKHNRKMGHVTLFSDEPDEVEEL
- a CDS encoding TetR/AcrR family transcriptional regulator, yielding MKRNTAQLKEQLIQTGIDEIGKHGIEQLSLRTVAKVCGVTHGSPYRHFESKEGYLKVVLTQLSLFLNQEINENIDATGSARDQLIQLGLNFIIFAKTYPHFFEALFIKFPFKYMKVTQDTILLESDLPGFDKFKELVLKLRKEENFSNSEAESLFHFWSFITGLAVLTNSPIGQDLDLQAIQSTIEHMLDIYIKGEQS
- a CDS encoding DUF6731 family protein, with the translated sequence MSTDSVEKIFKCEYFDVFEYVNDKKVPFDLEKWIKGIDVSKYSQNAVEYLDDYIRVENISYKKSFDLWFFQFLRIRDKDVPLLCKRESEAEELSLNDDEYVAEPMVCLYDPRKNILMIQKNSHSVSAVGIEKYFHKTFTDSKIRLDRKIDFKAFKKVKEAQQVSKIRFRMSEVDVLQRLDIFSTLKSKLGKAIDSMRDIGIPYYDITLSVGRYKTKELNTDEKNNLLDDILLLNDKYKDHVERADFTVRNEGVSEFVSLFGNVIQDEITIKQERKLPIKYDDVKHKMGDVYEKRKSEF
- the purB gene encoding adenylosuccinate lyase, encoding MINRYSRPEMANIWSEENKYRAWLEVEILADEAWAELGEIPKEDVALIREKANFDIDRILEIEQETRHDVVAFTRAVSETLGEERKWVHYGLTSTDVVDTAYGYLYKQANDIIRRDLENFTNIIADKAKEHKFTIMMGRTHGVHAEPTTFGLKLATWYSEMKRNIERFEHAAAGVEAGKISGAVGNFANIPPFVEQYVCDKLGIRAQEISTQVLPRDLHAEYFAVLASIATSIERMATEIRGLQKSEQREVEEFFAKGQKGSSAMPHKRNPIGSENMTGLARVIRGHMITAYENVALWHERDISHSSAERIITPDTTILIDYMLNRFGNIVKNLTVFPENMIRNMNSTFGLIFSQRAMLTLIEKGMTREQAYDLVQPKTAYSWDNQVDFKPLLEADPEVTSRLTQEEIDEIFNPVYYTKCVDEIFKRVGLD